taaatacggtgacaagcacaccaggaactttgttagggcccggtacaagaaggacccgaaaacaaaggagcttaccacggatccgaagaccaggcagcttgagcttgttctggtaaggaatacacccccgcgtaattagctccatatggttgcattctaattaatgaagccaaatttccaaatggttcacattccttccgcaggcgactgaaagcagtagcgcggggtcgactaagagcaacccttgggacaccactctaaatagggggttgaatgtaatgaagaacaaggataagctcagtaagccgacgtcagctggtcgtgtggccggcaaaggcttgtcgacaaaatgggggtcatactataccgctggtgtgcggaaggagaaaaagaccagctcagaaagccaggcgcgagaggttcaagaactcaaggcacaggtggcgcggattccagagattgtccaagagcaagtggaacaacgactcggagcgacgatcaccgcccttgtgcctaccttgatctcggggttgagtgcgtggattgcgggcggccaacaggggccgcccccgattcctagcttcacggccagcaactcgcataatgcgatggcggggccattggtgcctccggcggaggcggcattggtgtctccgacgccggcacgggagcttaatgcactcgggtgtacgccagccggcacctcttcagcaagcggcccctccgtcaactgcacgcccgccgttggcggtgcctcgacattagccgagctcgacgccatcatcacggtaactaattaagcctctctcggccgaggacttcatctccttgcctttgactgggcatccctgacgccctacatgttttcgcagggcgccgccgatgttccgtgcactctcctccacttcgtgaacaacgagttggtcgatgtcgccaagggaaaatcgttcaaccgggcaaccccttgttccacggtacccagatgccacccaacttgtttagggttcaactggttcgggtgctgccaggctgcgacgacttgttacctccgattcgacccgtcggggccgacgatgaagacgtgatgaccctcagcgcctgcctgagatggcccctgctttggccgaagagccagattcgtttgggggcgggggacaccaccccaaagacaacaccgccagtcgtgccggcgccaagtcggccccatggcaagaccgccgtaacggtgccggacatccctatgccactggatccaaacatgcatatggcacaggatcagaacgacgacgacgacgacgatgatacatttggcaacgtcgatcagtactttgccgagcatgggtacgatggagacttcatggggcctccttctcaagaaccaaacccaacaaaagacgtgtgcgatctagctcgtaccgcggagaagccaagttgcaacaggcgccgtctggcgttcagctctcaggagacgcctccagctgccgacttcaccgagcctcagataggcgaggtgcgaaatattatcagccccaacacactcaagaaggcggtctgtgagcagaactcggtcccattacaggagaagaagaaggcacgcaaaagaaagactaagaagggtgcgagccagccggcaccgagtacgatccgtgctcaggacgggccaccttcaccgcaggatatctcgaggagggtgcatgtggcgggtagggcgatgctaccgacaaatatgctcaatgctgcaaccggtgctatgcggagtctgcatgacagtgttcttgctttggagaagcggcgtctcagggagaaggatgtggcatacccggttttcgcggccaaggtgccagagggcaagggctttgtggataactccatcgggcgtacgatcgtcctgtgtTTTGATgtcatccacgctatgttgaaccttcatctgctgcactacaccttcgttcggctattttcgctgagtatggagatgcggatcattcgcgacaagaccccggacatcgtgatagtcgaccccttctacatgcgtgccaagatcttgggcagcgctggggaccggcaagtcgcgagttcttacctcgaaggcgtcattctggcaaaccaagataaggataacttcctcgtgccttactttcccgagtaagtcctcccctcaaccggcccgtaacatatgaattcttacatttcgatcgtttttcttttaacattccgtgttttctgcagtgacacacgttgcacgctcatcctcctaagccccaaatattccatggccacgtatttcgacccggaccgtcagtcgaacgtagactacacaaatgtcaagaaggttcttgatgctgttctccccggctacgcccaagctggaggcaccttcaccaggcctattcgtaagtacggcaagcacgtgttctcccacaatacgacgttctgctgcgtcaagcagccgcctggcggtcagaagggtgcctactacgccatccatcacatgcgggcgatcgtacgggaccatcatcaacttctgctaccgagtaaactcaaagattgggccgcgagcgtgtcggcaatccaggacgcggacctctgacaagaattctttcgcatccagtcggagtttgcggaaatcatccatcaagatgtccttcatacctcggggcagttctacctcagaaatcaaccgtccaacagtgacatcgacacaatgctacaaatgcaggatgacaacgcccgttcttccatgactcccacgatagacggcggcttcatccacgctccggtcccttgagtcgagttttctagttctgaaacatcgattggctcatgttgtaattaaactttaatgaacttgtagtatgtctctttggtttcgagagtcgttcaacttagatgtaatcgatgatattaatgtcttgcttttctcttccgatcgttctgttgcataattatatattgcttatgtattgtctgtgaattggtactaacgtttcgtttggctagtgcatagcgatgccgacgtatgtcgtgtacaagggtaaggttcccggagtctacgatgactgggaggagtgtcggagacaggttcaccgattcagcggtaacagttacaaagggtacaccactagggccgaggccgaatctagatacgcccgctatctagcgggagaggggagggagcgttggaggaaccggatgaagacgagtttcatcgtgatgatgctcatcgtgatgaccgcagctctcttctatgtgatggtagtttagatgatcgatatcgacttgtaatgtgaagacaaactcgctactcgcggtctcgagacttgtaatataatgttctatctttgttcggtctttttaattcggagactaatatgatgaattgtattcggagactaatatgatgaattgtattcaaagactaatcttctattgtattcgatgaatctgttgttgatgtgtgatgtctatattttgtcaaactatacattttgtaacctgtgcaaaaaacagaaaataaaaagataaaaaaaacctaatattcatactaatggcgcatcacaggacagtgcgccattagtatgacagtgcatactaatggcgcatcactgggtagtgcgccattagtatgccgcggttactaatggcgcatccagtggtggtgcgccattagtatgccaaagcacctgggtatacatggcccctgggaggcatactaatggcgcacgctggcctatactaatggcgcacccgcggtgcgccattagtataccagatactaatggcgcaccaggtggtgcgccattagtaaaaattactaatggcgtgctgttaatggtgcaccacagatgcgccattaatggccatattaggtgcgccattagtaggggtttttctagccgcacacggctaagaatcaacttgtgtgtcttggggtgcccccttggccacgtatataaaggagggaggaggaggacgccggcctaggaggggcgcgcctatagcgggaatccaactaggattcccaatcctagttggagtcccttccttttccaagaggggagagagggaaggagtaggagagggagaaggaaagagaggggggcgccaccccctccctagtccaattcggacatgcCATGGGGGGGGgcacgcggccaccccttgaggcccttctctcctttcctgtatggcccattaaggcccaatacttcccccgacgaattcccgtaactctccggtactccgaaaaatacccgaatcactcggaacctttccgatgtccgaatatagccttccaatatatcgatctttatgtctcaaccattttgagactcctcgtcatgtccgtgatctcatttgggactccgaacaattttcggtacatcaaatcacataactcatagtacaaatcatcatcgaacgttaagcgtgcggaccctatgggttcgagaactatgtagacatgaccgatacacatctccggtcaataaccaatagcggaacctggatgctcatattggctcctacatattctacgaagatctttatcggtcaaatcacataacaacatacgttgttccctttgtcattggtatgttacttgcccgagatttgatcgtcgatatcacatacctagttcaatctcgttaccggcaagtctgtttactcgttctgtaatgcatcatctggcaactaactcattagtcacatttcttgcaaggcttatagtgatgtgcattaccgagagggcccagagatacctctccgataatcaaagtgacaagtcctaatcttgatctatgccaactcaacaaacactatcgaagacacctgtagagcatctttataatcacccagttacgttgtgacgtttgatagcacactaagtgttcctccggtattcggaagttgcataatctcatagtcataggaacatgtataagtcatgaagaaagcaatagcaataaactaaacaatcatagtgctaagctaacggatgggtcttgtccatcacatcattctctaatgatgtgacatcgttcatcaaatgacaacacatgtatatggctaggaaacttaaccatctttggttaacgagctagtctagtagaggcatactagggacactctgtttgtctatgtattcacacatgtactaagtttccggttaatacaattctagcaagaataataaacatttatcatgatataaggaagtataaataacaactttattattgtctctagggcatatttccttcagtctcccacttgcagtagagtcaataatctagttcacattaccatgtgatttaacaccaatagttcacatctttatgtgattaataccaataggtcacatcgccatgtgaccaacactcaaagggtttactagagtcaataatctagttcacatcgcttatgtgattaacacccaagagcaataaggtgtgatcatgttttagtctacgggtctgccacattcagattcgtaagtattttgcaaatttctatgtgtacaatgctctgcacggagctattctagctaattgctcccactttcaatatgtatatagattgagacatagagtcatctggatcggtgtaaaatcttgcatcaatgtaacttcttatgacgaactctttgtcacctccataaccaagaaatatttccttagttttctaaggataattttgaccgctgtctagtgatctaatCCTGGATCagtattgtacccccttgccaaactcatggcaaggtacataatatgtctagtacacagcatagcatactttatagaacctatggctgaggcatagggaatgactttcattctctttctattttctgccgtggtcgggatttgagtcttactcaactttacaccttgcaatacaggcaagaactccttctttgactattccattttgaactacttcaaaatcttgtcaaggtatatactcattgaaaaatcttatcaagcgtctggatctatagatcttgatgctcaatatgtaagcaacttcactgaggtatttctttcaaacactcctttatgctttccagaaaattctacatcatttccgatcaacaatatgtcattcacatatacttatcacaaaggttgtagtgctcccactcactttcttgtaaatacgggctttaccgcaagtttgtataaaactatatggctttgatcaactcatcaaagcatatattccaactccgagatgcttgcaccagtccataaatggattgctggagcttgcacactttgttagcaccttttggatcgacaaaaccttctggttgcatcatatacaactcttctttaagatatccactaaggaatgcagttttgacatccatttgccaaatttcataatcataaaatgcggcaatttctcacatgattcggacagacttaagcatcgatacgagtgagaaaatctcatcgtagtcaacatcttgaacttgttagaaaccctttttgacaagtcgagctttgtagatagtaacactactatcagcgtccgtcttcctcttgaagatccatttattctcaatggcttgctgatcatcgggcaaatccaccaaagtccatactttgttctcatacatgggttctatctcagatttcatggcctcaagccatctgttggaatctgggctcatcatcgctttctcatagttcataggttcatcatggtctggtaacatgacttccagaataggaatatcgtaccactctggtgcggatcgtactctggttgacctacgaggttcggtagtaacttgatctgaagtttcatgatcatcatcattaacttcctcactaattggtgtaggcatcactggaaccgattttagtgatgagctactttccaattctagAGAAGGTACAATttacgtcatcaagttctactttcctcccactcacttctttcgagagaaactccttctctagaaaggatccattcttagcaacaaagatcttgccttcagatttgtgatagaaggtgtacccagcagtctcctttgggtatcctatgaagacccatttctccgatttggattcgagcttatcaggttgaaactttttcacataagcatcgcagccctaaactttaagaaatgacagcttaggtttcttgccaaaccacagttcatttggtgtcgtctcaacggatttagatggtgccctatttaacgtgaatgcagttgtctctaatgcataaccccaaaatgatagtgataaatcggtaagagacatcgtagattgcaacatatctaataaagtacggttatgatgttcagacacaccattatgatgtggtgttccaggtggcgtgagttgcgaaactattccagatcgtttcaaatgaagaccaaactcgtaactcaaatactcgtctccacaatcagatcgtagaaactttttttcttgttacgatgattttccacttcactctgaaattctttgaacttttctaatgtttcacacttatgtttcatcaagtagatatacccatatctgctcaaatcatctgtgaaggttagaaaataacgatacccgccacgagcctcaacacttatccgatcgcatacatcagtatgtattatttccaataagttagttgctcgctccattgttccggagaacggagtcttagtcatcttgcccatgaggcatggttcgcaagcattaagtgattcataatcaagtgtttccaaaagtccatcagcatggagtttcttcatgcgctttacaccaatatgacctaaacggcagtgccacatataagttgcactatcattattaactttgtatcttttggcttcaatattatgaatatgtgtatcactacgatcgagattcaataaaccatttatattgagtgtatgaccatagaaggttttattcatgtaaatagaacaacaattattctttgacttaaatgaataactgtattgcaataaacatgatccgatcatatttatgctcaacgcaaacaccaaataacatttattttaggttcaacactaatcccgaagggtaagagagtgtgcgatggtgatcttatcaaccttggaatcacttccaactcacatcatcacctcgcccttaactagtctctgtttattttgcaactcccttTTGAGTTACTGGTCTTAGCAACTGAATCAGTattaaatactgaggggttgctctaaacactagtaaagtacacatcaataacatgtatatcaaatatacctttgttcattttgccatccttcttatccgccaaatatctaggacagttccacttccagtgaccatttcctttgcagtagaattaCTCAGTTTCATGTTTGGctctatctttgggcttcttcatgggagtggcaacttgcttgccattcttcttgaagttccctttctttcctttgcccttttacttgaaactagtgattttgTCAACAATCAACattttgatgcttttcttgatttctaccttcgtcgatttcagcatcacgaagagctcgggaatcatcttcgtcatcccttgcatattacagttcatcacgaagttctagtaacttggtgatagtgactagagaactctgtcaatcactattttatctggaagattaactcccacttgattcaagcgattgtagtactcagacaatctgagcacatgctcactggttgagctattctcctccatcttgtaggcaaagtacttgtcagaggtctgatACCTCTCGActcgagcatgagtctgaaataccaatttcagctcttggaacatcttatatgctccgtggtgttcaaaacatttttgatccCGCTACCCCGCCATATCCATCTTCTCAAAGAAGCCAACGACGCAGGTCTTTGGCTTCCCCGTGCCTCCTCGTGTCCGTCCGGACGCAAGGTGCCTCATTGGTTTATGTACAACGAGTTAGCCAACGGTGAGAGCCTCGAATAGCTTTCTCTGCTCGAAGACATCATTTCCGACATAGAGGCCAGCAATGATGGGGCACAACCGCCGTTTTTGTCTGCACCGCCTTGCCATTAATCCAAGTAAGCACTCCTTTCACTTGTTGTATGTAGAGTCTGGGATGTACTTTCTCGATTACATTCATTATTGGTATTGGTTTTTGGGGGAATAATTATTGGTAGTGGTTATCAAGGGAGAGATGGAAGGAGCAACCAGGGAAGGGGGAATGAGCGATTCTACTATGTTCTGACACTTTCTTTCGATTTTAGGTGTATGTATGGATGGCAGTGTTTGCTTAATATACGACTTTGAAAGATGTGAGTAGATTTTTAATCTGTTGGATAATTGGATATTTCATACTGACATAATTGAGTGAAGCTTAGTATTCAGGACAATGGTATTAACGAAAGTTGACTTAGCTAGGATGCAAAATTCAATACTATAGTATACTTTGGTCATAGTATGCGAGACGATTGGATTATCATTTGCTATTAATTTCATTACAACAATGTTATTGCCATTAAAGTTTGAGCGGAATTATTTATAATTCATGATTTTAAGAAATATCataaatctaaaatgttcaaacaAAATCATATGACCTGGTTAGCTCATAAATCTGAAGTGTTAGACGAGGGGAAAAGATGATGGATGGTAAGGAGGAAGTGGGACATCGGAAGGAAAATGTTGAAGCTAGCCAAGCAAAAGTAAGAATGCCTCTCCTCTGTGTTTAAGAAATAGAATAGTCGGTGTACAAATGTTTGACCCAAGACAGGGGCAAAGAATGCTAGCTTCTTGTGCATGGGAGAAGATATGTAAGAATATATTAGCTTATTTATTGAGAGGAGGAAAATATATAAAGTTCGTGCACAAAATACATTCGTGTGCCATAGATCCGTGTGCACAAAATATATCTGTGTGCCATAAATGTATGAAAATCTGATCATCATAACTTTACCTTTTTAAGAACATGGTTAATTTTACATTCTAGCATGTCATTTTTAAACTTTATTGGCATGGCAAAACTGAATTtacatttttgccatggcaaatttacctaTATCGGCATGGCAAATTTTGAACTTTTATTGCCATTTTTCACTTTTTTATTTTCCATGCCAAATTTACTTTCATTGCCATGACAAATTTTACTTTACATCCATGGCAATTTTTATTTTCATCTTTTTCATGGGCTTTTTTTGCTTCCGTGGTACCATGTTAAATTTACTTTAGCATGGCAATTTTTACATTTGTCGCATGGCATATTCCGGACCTATGAAGGCGAACAAAACCTACTTTCTAGCATGGCAAAATTTGACTTTTTATTGACATGGCAAACTTTTATTTAACATATATGGCAAAATTTAGTTTGTGTAATGTTCATTCTATTCGTCGTATTTCTTTGTCATGACAATTTGTGAACCTAAATTTGTTGCCATGGCAATTCTGGAAAAAAAATTAATGACACAGCATCAACTAATGAggatttttgccatggcaaatttgtgCTCCACGTCAGTTTCTTTTTCACcaatgcatttttgccatgatttgcATAGGATTTCATTAAGGTTTTGCCATGTATAATGATAAATTACTCTTTTGTGCCTTCAGAAGATAGCAAATTCAAAAACAAATTATGGCAAGTTCCATTATTGTCACATGGCAAATTCATATTCATTCATCCGGAAAATTCCATTATTGTTTTTGCCAGGACACGTTAATTACCATGTGTTTTTTGCCACATCATTTTCTGAAAGTTTGTTGCCATGGCAATTTTCCCTTTATTGACATGGCAAATTTACCTATAATGCATTGGTAAATTCTTTTTACCTCTTTCTTTTGCTACGATTTTTTTACTTCTTAATTTGCCTTCGCAATTACTTTCTAACATTTACATACATGCTAATATAATCGCTAATGGCAATTTAAACACATTTTTTTCGCTACCATGTATGTACAGATGAAAATTGCCATGACTTTTTTCTTTTGAGACATTGCAAAAAGATATCCCTGGCAATTTTCTGCTTTTAAAAACTGGGATTTTATTTAGCATGGCAAAAGCTGTATTTTATTTATCACAATTTTTTTTGTTTCGCTACTgggcatttttttcctttttgttttcacAGAGAAAAAGCCTGTAAGGGTGATGGGGAGGCCGTTCGGGCTGTGGGGGTTCTAGTACCGAATATGGGGTccaattattatttttattcattTACTAGCGTCCACTACAGCTACATGAATCAATCACAATAATAAACATCCTAAAAATTCCAACTAGCAAAGATGGCGCAGAGGGGTGTCCGCGAACGGCCCGTCCAGCACACCGTCGGCAACAATCTTGTACGCTTTCTCCGTCATGTGCAGGCCGTCCCAATTGGCGAAGCGGTCGGGGCTGCCCCAGAGTTTCGTCTTGTTGTTGCACGCCCCGCTGTGGTACGGCCCATTGCCGCCACAGCACGCCACGAGTGGGTCGGCGATGCCGTACGCCTGCGGCTTCTGGACGAACTGCATGGCGGCGCTATAGTAGTCAGCGTAGACGATCTTGACGCCAGGGTTCTGCGACCGGAGCCTCACAACCTCCTGCCGCAGCGCCAGGTTGTGTTTCTGGGAGAATTCGTTGTACCACTTGAGGCAGTGGAGCTCGTCGTAGTCGTCCGTGACCTTGCTCTCGTGGGCGCTCAGGTACGCCGGCAAGCATCCGATAGGGAATTTGCCAGGGACGACGATCGTCCTGGCGCCGAGGTTGATCACCTCCTGCAGGGTGGCGCCGATGCAGGTGACCACGTCGGGTAGGTACTTCTCCGGTGTCTCGCGGGGGTTCCTGGGGTCGATGAACCAGAAGTTATAGTCATTCCCGCCGATCTCGCCCATCAGCACCAGGGACTCGCTCAGGAGAGCCCTCGTGGCACCTGTGTCAAGACGAGAAACAGTGTACAGATCTGATGAATCACATTGACGACCATGCATGCACGTGCATATACGTACTGTATATAGTTCCTTACCATCCCCGGGAGCGATGCGCGCGAGGACCTTCTTGAAGGAGGCAAGCTGCCGGTCGAGGTTGGAAGGCGCGTTCATCGTGAAGTTGTAATTGGTCTTGTAGTACTCCGGTGGAAGCGCAATGGCGCCTGCCACGGCGAAGTTGGCGCCATTGGGGAACTGCCCGGACGCCTCCTCCGGGATGCTCGGCGGCAGCAGCGGCAGGCCGAGCGCTTCCGCTGAAAACATACACACATAACGTATGCACCCCTCATTTTATATAATAACCAGAATAATAATCGATGATGGCGTCGACGGCTCACCGTAGAAGTCGACGACGACACGGCCGTCGGTGACGCGGCCGTTGGGGTGCTTGAAGAAGGTCATGCCGTAGGGGAGCTCCTTGATTGGCGACGCGCTGTTGCCGATGGAGTACAACAAGTTGCCGGTGTCGACGAGGGAGTCACCGAACGCAAAGATGCGCTTGTAGCTGCAGCCGCACAGCGCCACGGCCGCGTTGAGAAGCGCCACGACAGAGATGGCGAGGACAACGGCGGACGAGCACCTGCGACTACCCATGTCTGAGAAACAAATACGTTCTGCTGCGACATCGATTCGCAATTTGGTATCCTTTTATAGAACTTCCCACAGGATAATACTAATGCAAATGAGCGGTGCATTTATTATTCTATATCGATATGCACTCCATAACATGATGTGGTATATGTGCGTGACATTTATAGAATGCATATCGATATGTGTATCAACTCAGGATAACGTGAGACGGAGGTTATATACAGGGTGAATCATAATAAAGGCGAAAGTTACATGCAGCGTTACTTAATAAAGAGGAAGTTAATCTCTTCCTAAAGTAAAGAGGATGAACTTTACGAGAACCCTTAGActatccacagtgggagtaacgtaaatgataacatcacacatatctacgcaaaatagatgatgtggcaaataattaatgaaaaaagagaggcatgtggtacaAAATATGTTACTCACATTATGGTTAACATCACACATAACAAGATAAGATGAGTTTACAACCTAATAAAGGGAGtattgcatgacaccacacatatgttactccccactatagagataATAAACTAGACTAGTGATGTATACATGTTACTAttataagttactcccactatgaccagtctTATCGTCCTCCTATGGTCAACTCTAGCCTTTTTTGCAATGAATAGAGAGCTTTATTTAACAAAGTATCATATGGTTAGTTGGTACTCCAGCTCCTACATTCTCCTTTCGCTCGCGCCGCTCCCGCGAGCGGCCGGGCGAAACcccagcccgtcgccgccgcctcccgccgcctcccACACCTTCGcctccccctccctcgccgccgccaggggacggcgccgggcaaagcccgtgcgtgcgTCGGCGGCGGTGGGGTCCTCCCCTCCCCACGAGGTGCGGGCGGCGCGGGGCGTCCGGCTCCCGTGGTGGCGCGCATGGCCAGGTACGGCGTGCAGGCGAGTGGATCTGGCGTGAGGGCGGCCAGGTGAGGGCAGATCTGGCGCCGGCGAGGGCGTGGTGCGGCCTGCCGCGGAGGCGGCCAGGCACGCGGATCTGGCACCGGCGATGGCGCGCATCCAGGGACGAGCGGGCGGTGCACGGCTTGGCCCGGTGGCGGCCAGGCGAGGGGGCGAGCGGGCGTGGTGGCGTGCGGATCTGGCGTCGGCGACGGCGCACGTCCAGGGGCGAGCGGGCGTGGAGCACGGCTTGGCCCGGTGGCAGCCAGGCGAGGGCGCGCGCGGGTGCGGCACGGGGTGGGCGCGTCCTGGCGCGGCGGCGGCCAGGCGAGGGCGCGTGG
Above is a window of Triticum aestivum cultivar Chinese Spring chromosome 6B, IWGSC CS RefSeq v2.1, whole genome shotgun sequence DNA encoding:
- the LOC123133901 gene encoding GDSL esterase/lipase At2g27360, which encodes MGSRRCSSAVVLAISVVALLNAAVALCGCSYKRIFAFGDSLVDTGNLLYSIGNSASPIKELPYGMTFFKHPNGRVTDGRVVVDFYAEALGLPLLPPSIPEEASGQFPNGANFAVAGAIALPPEYYKTNYNFTMNAPSNLDRQLASFKKVLARIAPGDGATRALLSESLVLMGEIGGNDYNFWFIDPRNPRETPEKYLPDVVTCIGATLQEVINLGARTIVVPGKFPIGCLPAYLSAHESKVTDDYDELHCLKWYNEFSQKHNLALRQEVVRLRSQNPGVKIVYADYYSAAMQFVQKPQAYGIADPLVACCGGNGPYHSGACNNKTKLWGSPDRFANWDGLHMTEKAYKIVADGVLDGPFADTPLRHLC